In Zalophus californianus isolate mZalCal1 chromosome 4, mZalCal1.pri.v2, whole genome shotgun sequence, the following proteins share a genomic window:
- the YTHDF2 gene encoding YTH domain-containing family protein 2, which yields MSASSLLEQRPKGQGNKVQNGSVHQKDGLNDDDFEPYLSPQARPNNAYTAMSDSYLPSYYSPSIGFSYSLGEAAWSTGGDTAMPYLTSYGQLSNGEPHFLPDAMFGQPGALGSTPFLGQHGFNFFPSGIDFSAWGNNSSQGQSTQSSGYSSNYAYAPSSLGGAMIDGQSAFASETLNKAPGMNTIDQGMAALKLGSTEVASNVPKVVGSAVGSGSITGNIVASNSLPPATIAPPKPASWADIASKPAKQQPKLKTKNGIAGSSLPPPPIKHNMDIGTWDNKGPVAKAPSQALVQNIGQQPTQGSPQPVGQQANNSPPVAQASVGQQTQPLPPPPPQPAQLSVQQQATQPTRWVAPRNRGSGFGHNGVDGNGVGQSQTGSGSTPSEPHPVLEKLRSINNYNPKDFDWNLKHGRVFIIKSYSEDDIHRSIKYNIWCSTEHGNKRLDAAYRSMNGKGPVYLLFSVNGSGHFCGVAEMKSAVDYNTCAGVWSQDKWKGRFDVRWIFVKDVPNSQLRHIRLENNENKPVTNSRDTQEVPLEKAKQVLKIIASYKHTTSIFDDFSHYEKRQEEEESVKKERQGRGK from the exons ATGTCGGCTAGCAGCCTCTTGGAGCAG AGACCAAAAGGTCAAGGAAACAAAG tacAAAATGGATCTGTACATCAGAAGGATGGATTAAATGATGATGATTTTGAACCTTACTTGAGTCCACAGGCAAGGCCC AATAATGCATATACTGCCATGTCAGATTCCTATTTACCCAGTTACTACAGTCCCTCCATTGGCTTCTCCTATTCTTTGGGTGAAGCCGCTTGGTCTACTGGGGGTGATACAGCCATGCCCTATCTAACTTCTTATGGACAGCTGAGCAACGGAGAGCCTCACTTCCTACCAGATGCAATGTTTGGACAACCAGGAGCCCTAGGTAGCACTCCATTTCTTGGTCAGCatggttttaatttctttcccaGTGGGATTGACTTCTCAGCTTGGGGAAATAACAGTTCTCAGGGACAGTCTACTCAGAGCTCTGGATATAGTAGCAATTATGCTTATGCACCTAGCTCCTTAGGTGGAGCCATGATTGATGGACAGTCAGCTTTTGCCAGTGAGACCCTCAATAAGGCTCCTGGCATGAATACTATAGACCAAGGGATGGCAGCACTGAAGTTGGGTAGCACAGAAGTTGCAAGCAATGTTCCAAAAGTTGTAGGTTCTGCAGTTGGTAGTGGGTCCATTACTGGTAACATCGTGGCTTCCAATAGTTTGCCTCCAGCTACCATTGCTCCTCCAAAACCAGCATCTTGGGCTGATATTGCTAGCAAGCCTGCGAAACAGCAACCTAAGTTGAAGACCAAGAATGGCATTGCAGGGTCAAGTCTTCCACCACCCCCAATAAAGCATAACATGGATATTGGAACTTGGGATAATAAGGGTCCTGTGGCAAAAGCCCCCTCACAGGCTTTGGTTCAGAATATAGGTCAGCAGCCAACCCAGGGGTCTCCCCAGCCTGTAGGTCAGCAGGCTAACAATAGCCCACCAGTGGCTCAGGCATCAGTGGGGCAACAGACACAGCCattgcccccacctccaccacagCCTGCCCAGCTCTCAGTCCAGCAACAGGCAACTCAGCCAACCCGCTGGGTAGCACCTCGGAACCGTGGCAGTGGGTTCGGTCATAATGGGGTGGATGGTAATGGAGTAGGACAGTCTCAGACTGGATCTGGATCTACTCCTTCAGAACCTCACCCAGTGTTGGAGAAGCTGCGGTCCATTAATAACTATAACCCCAAGGATTTTGACTGGAATCTGAAACATGGCCGGGTTTTCATCATTAAGAGCTACTCTGAGGACGATATCCACCGCTCCATTAAGTATAATATCTGGTGCAGCACAGAGCACGGTAACAAGAGACTGGATGCTGCTTATCGCTCCATGAACGGGAAAGGCCCCGTTTACTTACTTTTCAGTGTCAACGGCAGTGGACACTTCTGTGGCGTTGCAGAAATGAAATCTGCTGTGGACTACAACACATGTGCAGGTGTGTGGTCCCAGGACAAATGGAAGGGTCGTTTTGATGTCAGGTGGATTTTTGTGAAGGACGTTCCCAATAGCCAGCTGCGACACATTCGCCTAGAGAACAACGAGAATAAACCAGTGACCAACTCCAGGGACACTCAGGAAGTGCCTCTGGAAAAGGCTAAGCAGGTGTTGAAAATCATAGCCAGCTACAAGCACACCACTTcgatttttgatgacttctcACACTATGAGAAACgccaggaggaagaagaaagtgtTAAAAAG